A stretch of Henckelia pumila isolate YLH828 chromosome 4, ASM3356847v2, whole genome shotgun sequence DNA encodes these proteins:
- the LOC140867845 gene encoding uncharacterized protein: MEIITNERASELEMFEVGSCENGYEFGFLIGQRFSKIIQSRLSKDLILKNQLLPFAKSKHSQPLLESLFQNNQKKYPKYWDELRGTARGSGTSFLEIMLLNFRKEILPFISNAEKDPVDDSNDDCSDILVVGDSMAVAAHNEDANVALVGHTYLIKGVMSNGEKFIAYTYAGELPSCAFGFNTYELAFTLNSVPPSEHEIEAGAIGRNFISRDLLEAQSIDDALTRIYSSEASVGHSYNLIDLKTRRIMNVETASRNRASAHEIGAVPFFHANMYLHLQVHQAGTG; encoded by the exons ATGGAGATTATCACGAACGAACGAGCAAGCGAGCTAGAGATGTTTGAAGTTGGTTCATGCGAAAATGGTTACGAATTCGGATTCTTGATAGGCCAAAGATTCTCCAAAATAATACAAAGTAGGCTATCGAAAGACCTCATTCTGAAGAACCAGCTTCTCCCTTTTGCTAAATCCAAGCATTCACAGCCACTTCTCGAATCCCTGTTCCAAAACAACCAGAAAAAGTACCCCAAATACTGGGATGAACTCAGAGGAACTGCTCGAGGGAGTGGCACGTCGTTTCTTGAA ATTATGCTTCTTAATTTTAGGAAAGAGATACTTCCATTCATTTCGAACGCAGAGAAAGATCCGGTGGACGATAGTAACGACGATTGCTCTGATATTCTCGTCGTTGGTGATTCAATGGCTGTAGCAGCTCATAATGAGGATGCCAATGTTGCACTCGTTGGCCATAC GTATTTGATTAAGGGAGTTATGTCGAATGGAGAGAAGTTTATAGCTTACACATACGCAGGAGAGCTCCCGAGCTGCGCATTTGGATTCAACACTTACGAGCTG GCGTTTACACTGAATTCAGTTCCTCCTTCTGAACATGAGATTGAGGCTGGAGCTATAGGCAGGAACTTCATTTCCAGAGATTTGCTTGAAGCACAAAGCATTGATGATGCCTTAACA AGGATTTACTCGTCAGAGGCTTCTGTAGGACACAGTTACAATCTGATAGACCTTAAAACAAGGAGGATTATGAACGTAGAAACTGCGTCAAGAAACCGCGCTTCAGCCCATGAAATAGGGGCAGTGCCCTTTTTCCATGCTAATATGtacctccatcttcaagttcACCAGGCAG GCACAGGATGA
- the LOC140864334 gene encoding uncharacterized protein At5g41620-like, protein MKRWELDKSGEGPAKKRENLGEKLLRVGKRGGHTTPVAPFWRPKELSLLAAAATAPHGDGGEEQVQGKSLACVGENPSQVPRVSARKLAATLWELHHYKLPLEKMNHPRLRRLNHQRHQQLYKEKGGLEPPDPSPGLPDMPGSSSSLKKHVAATLMQHHRSIERSNHALQPVSPASYGSSMELAPYNPAVTPTSSTELMGRTGETSYSLKTSTELLKVLNRIWSLEEQHVSNVSLIKALKKELDHSRSRIKDLMRAQQTDRREIDELVKQIAEDKLIRKNKEQDRINATVQSMRDELEDERKLRKRSESLHRKLAHELYDVKTTLASVSKELEKERKSRNLLEDLCDQFAWGIRDYEKEIHVLRQKSDKSWDERGDRNLILHISESWLDERVQMKLDLEHGSGEKKLAVDKLRTEIEALIQTKPNGNHKINGNKVLRDPTFRRNSLESIPLNLPVSAPRDEDDDDDDSLGSESNCFELEKTSESNLKSQEIEYPKNGNDEKLKQKQVKKTLGSSERETGLNPSSLQVKFEEQMAQAMSQGEKINHVANAEHSVTGNSVEAAKVNSSERKHESEGIAGLNTNYMIDNLIRNHYLLSESGNVQSDQDYGVVSSVWRSHPSPVRQWTEKLPSHDVNLNESSSNLPKDLKENTLKAKLFEARTRGQRSRSRLKASIFPSINK, encoded by the exons ATGAAAAGGTGGGAGCTTGATAAAAGTGGAGAAGGGCCAGCGAAAAAGCGAGAGAATTTGGGAGAAAAGTTGTTGAGAGTGGGGAAAAGGGGCGGGCACACTACCCCTGTGGCACCCTTTTGGAGACCTAAAGAACTATCATTATTAGCTGCGGCTGCAACGGCTCCTCATGGTGATGGTGGGGAGGAGCAAGTGCAAGGGAAAAGCCTCGCTTGTGTAGGAGAAAACCCTTCACAGGTTCCTCGTGTTTCTGCGAGAAAACTTGCTGCCACCCTCTGGGAGCTTCATCATTACAAGCTGCCGTTGGAGAAGATGAACCACCCTAGGCTCCGCCGCCTCAACCACCAGCGCCACCAGCAGCTTTACAAGGAGAAGGGTGGCCTTGAACCGCCTGATCCTTCACCTGGTTTACCAGACATG CCTGGAAGTTCCAGTAGTTTGAAAAAGCATGTTGCTGCCACACTTATGCAACATCATCGTTCAATCGAGAGGAGTAATCATGCTCTACAACCTGTGTCGCCAGCAAGTTATGGTAGCTCAATGGAG CTTGCACCTTACAACCCTGCTGTTACCCCTACCAGCTCCACAGAATTGATGGGAAGAACAGGTGAGACGAGTTATAGCTTAAAAACATCGACTGAACTGCTTAAAGTTTTAAATCGTATCTGGAGCCTGGAAGAGCAGCATGTATCCAATGTCTCTCTTATCAAAGCATTGAAAAAGGAGTTGGATCATTCTCGTTCACGGATCAAAGATTTGATGCGAGCCCAGCAAACTGATCGCCGCGAAATAGATGAGTTGGTGAAGCAGATTGCTGAAGACAAACTCATTCGAAAGAACAAGGAGCAAGATAGAATCAATGCCACTGTTCAGTCCATGAGGGATGAACTTGAGGACGAGAGAAAGTTGAGGAAGAGATCAGAGAGTCTGCACCGGAAGTTAGCCCATGAGCTTTATGATGTGAAAACTACTCTTGCCAGTGTCTCCAAAGAATTGGAGAAAGAAAGAAAGTCGCGCAATCTCTTGGAAGATCTTTGTGACCAATTTGCATGGGGAATAAGAGATTATGAAAAAGAAATTCATGTTTTAAGGCAAAAGTCAGATAAATCTTGGGATGAGCGAGGTGATCGCAACTTGATTCTTCATATATCTGAGTCGTGGCTTGATGAACGGGTACAGATGAAGCTGGACCTGGAACATGGTTCGGGAGAGAAGAAGTTGGCAGTGGATAAGTTGCGCACTGAAATTGAAGCTTTAATCCAGACAAAACCCAATGGTAATCACAAGATCAATGGCAACAAAGTATTGAGGGATCCCACATTCCGAAGAAATTCACTTGAATCAATCCCACTAAATCTTCCTGTTAGTGCTCCCCGagatgaggatgatgatgacgaCGACTCTTTAGGTAGTGAGTCCAACTGTTTCGAGCTGGAAAAAACCAGTGAATCCAACCTAAAATCCCAAGAAATTGAATACCCAAAAAATGGCAATGACGAAAAACTGAAGCAAAAGCAGGTGAAGAAAACACTTGGGTCTTCTGAGAGGGAAACTGGTCTCAATCCATCCAGTTTGCAAGTGAAGTTTGAAGAACAGATGGCTCAAGCCATGTCACAGGGTGAAAAGATAAACCATGTCGCAAATGCAGAACATTCTGTCACTGGGAACTCAGTTGAAGCAGCAAAAGTAAATAGTTCTGAGAGGAAGCATGAATCTGAAGGAATCGCTGGGTTGAATACAAATTATATGATTGACAATTTGATCAGAAATCACTATTTGTTGTCAGAAAGTGGAAATGTACAATCTGATCAAGATTATGGGGTAGTTTCTTCTGTCTGGAGGAGTCATCCAAGTCCAGTACGCCAATGGACTGAAAAACTACCATCCCATGATGTGAATCTCAACGAGTCTTCTTCAAACTTGCCGAAGGACTTGAAGGAAAATACATTGAAGGCAAAGCTATTTGAAGCTAGAACTAGGGGACAACGATCACGCTCACGCCTAAAAGCTTCAATTTTTCCTTCTATAAATAAATGA